The following proteins are co-located in the Terriglobales bacterium genome:
- the glyS gene encoding glycine--tRNA ligase subunit beta — translation MADFLLEIGCEEIPARMLDSGAAELARRVGDLLTAERLAETAEVESLATPRRLAVIARNVRVAQPDIEEQVTGPSVQVAFKDGKATAAAEAFAKKVGLPVEKLQRVKNPKGEYVAAQVTRKGRPAVEVMAEALPREVFAIHWAKNMYWRGKTAERFVRPVRWVVALLDGNVVPLELAAVRAGATSHGHRTLSSGAVKVSSAASYAEALEKVGVTVSPAAREQGIRKALDAATRTVPGARWREDKALLSTVVNLTESPSAILGNFDREFLALPEEVLVTVMRDHQKYFAVEDAQRKLAPHFLAVLNTGGDASGVIRHGHERVLRARFSDARFFWQSDQKVPLKQRVEMLKAVTFQKDLGSYYEKAERVAKLANQLAADLSQAGLKIDRNAVNEAAWLAKTDLTTELVKEFTELQGIVGGLYARAQRLDGAVADAIYDHYRPESMDEAVPRTLEGAVLAIADKADSIAGMFALGFAPTGSKDPFALRRAANGIVKVLAEKKLSLGLAGIFQVARSGYRGSEAEKKFSSTMDFAGSVAAFLRERLEFYLREARGFRYDETNAVLAAGADDVVDAEARAEAVAAIRGSEDFEAISISFKRIKNILRQASEEKKAVAPTFDPQAVREPAERELATRMPEVAAAMERLRMAKDYRKALMEMSRLRPLVDAFFDKVMVMVEDERLRANRLALLQKLLNDFSTIAHFSEIVTERKGVGPVC, via the coding sequence ATGGCTGACTTTCTGCTCGAAATCGGTTGCGAAGAGATACCGGCGCGGATGCTCGATTCTGGCGCGGCGGAACTGGCGCGCCGGGTCGGCGATCTGCTGACGGCAGAGCGCCTGGCGGAGACGGCCGAAGTCGAGTCGCTGGCGACGCCGCGCCGTCTGGCGGTGATCGCGCGCAACGTGCGGGTGGCGCAGCCGGACATCGAGGAGCAGGTCACGGGTCCGTCGGTACAGGTTGCGTTCAAAGATGGCAAAGCGACCGCAGCGGCGGAAGCGTTCGCAAAGAAGGTCGGTCTGCCGGTGGAGAAGCTGCAGCGCGTAAAGAACCCCAAGGGGGAGTACGTGGCTGCGCAGGTAACGCGCAAGGGGCGTCCGGCCGTGGAAGTGATGGCCGAAGCGCTGCCGCGCGAAGTGTTCGCCATTCACTGGGCCAAGAACATGTACTGGCGGGGAAAGACGGCGGAGCGCTTTGTTCGTCCGGTGCGCTGGGTCGTGGCACTGCTCGATGGGAATGTCGTTCCCCTGGAGTTGGCGGCTGTGCGCGCAGGCGCGACCTCGCATGGGCATCGCACGCTCAGTTCTGGAGCGGTTAAGGTTTCTTCTGCGGCGAGTTACGCCGAGGCGCTGGAGAAAGTCGGGGTCACGGTCAGTCCTGCGGCGCGCGAGCAGGGCATTCGCAAGGCGCTGGACGCGGCGACCCGCACGGTTCCCGGGGCCCGCTGGCGCGAGGATAAAGCGCTGCTTTCGACCGTGGTCAACCTGACCGAGTCTCCGTCGGCGATCCTGGGCAACTTCGATCGCGAGTTCCTGGCGCTGCCGGAAGAAGTGCTGGTCACGGTGATGCGAGACCACCAGAAATATTTTGCGGTCGAAGATGCACAAAGGAAGCTCGCGCCACACTTCCTCGCGGTGCTTAATACCGGTGGCGATGCGAGCGGCGTGATCCGGCACGGGCACGAGCGGGTGCTGCGGGCCCGCTTCAGCGACGCCCGCTTTTTCTGGCAGAGCGATCAGAAGGTTCCCCTGAAGCAGCGCGTCGAAATGCTCAAGGCGGTGACCTTCCAGAAGGACCTGGGCAGCTATTACGAAAAGGCGGAGCGCGTCGCCAAGCTTGCCAACCAGCTTGCTGCGGACCTGTCCCAGGCCGGCCTCAAGATCGATCGCAACGCGGTGAATGAAGCAGCTTGGCTAGCAAAGACCGACCTCACTACCGAATTAGTCAAAGAATTCACGGAGTTGCAGGGCATCGTGGGCGGGCTCTACGCGCGCGCACAGAGACTGGATGGTGCCGTCGCGGACGCCATTTACGACCATTACAGACCGGAGTCGATGGACGAAGCCGTGCCGCGGACGCTGGAGGGCGCGGTGCTCGCCATCGCCGACAAGGCGGACAGCATCGCGGGTATGTTTGCGCTGGGGTTTGCGCCGACGGGATCGAAGGACCCGTTTGCGCTGAGGAGAGCGGCCAACGGGATTGTGAAGGTACTGGCGGAAAAGAAGTTGTCCCTCGGACTGGCGGGCATCTTCCAGGTCGCTCGCAGCGGCTATCGAGGCTCGGAGGCAGAGAAGAAGTTTTCCTCCACCATGGACTTCGCGGGCTCGGTGGCCGCATTTCTGCGGGAGCGCCTAGAGTTCTACCTCCGGGAAGCGCGGGGTTTCCGTTACGACGAGACCAATGCCGTGCTGGCAGCCGGCGCAGACGACGTGGTGGATGCTGAGGCGCGGGCGGAGGCGGTGGCAGCGATACGGGGATCCGAAGACTTCGAGGCCATTTCGATCTCGTTCAAGCGTATCAAGAACATCTTGCGGCAGGCGTCGGAAGAGAAGAAGGCGGTCGCGCCGACCTTCGATCCTCAGGCCGTGCGCGAGCCTGCGGAACGTGAGCTGGCGACACGCATGCCCGAGGTGGCAGCGGCGATGGAGCGGTTGCGGATGGCCAAGGACTACCGCAAGGCGCTGATGGAGATGTCGCGTTTGCGGCCGCTGGTCGATGCGTTCTTCGACAAAGTGATGGTCATGGTGGAGGATGAGCGGCTTCGCGCCAACCGTCTGGCGTTGTTGCAGAAACTGCTGAATGATTTTTCGACGATCGCGCATTTCTCGGAGATTGTTACGGAGAGAAAAGGGGTAGGACCAGTCTGCTGA
- the ppdK gene encoding pyruvate, phosphate dikinase, giving the protein MSTQTLPETRAAEQAAIKYVYFFGGGKADGHGKMKDELGGKGAGLAEMTNAGLPVPPGFTIQTEACREYMHTGKASPEVDREMNEALARLEKLQRQKLGSGENPLLVSVRSGAKFSMPGMMDTILNLGLNDQSVEALARRSQNPRFAYDSYRRLIQMFGNVVLDIPKHAFEEVFDTKKKQRKAKLDTDLDAKALKEVVEEYKKVIVKHTKREFPQDPQEQLVMARDAVFRSWGNPRAGHYRRINNISDELGTAVNVQCMVFGNLGESSGTGVGFTRNPATGAKEFYGEFLMNAQGEDVVAGIRTPIHISELKKILPEVYDQLREITNRLEKHYRDVQDFEFTIQDGRLYMLQTRNGKRTGIAAVRVAIDMVKEGLITKEEAIFRVDPNQLYDFLVPRLDESKEEVDVLAVGLPASPGAAVGQIVFTADEAVEKAGHGKKNPVILVRSETTPEDIHGMEVAVAILTSRGGMTSHAAVVTRGMGKPCVAGAGEIEVNEKQREMRVKGQVFREGDWISLDGTTGRVLKGKLPTVPATPDDPDLQTMLNWAEPFRRLRVRANADIPRDAIQARAFGAEGIGLCRTEHMFFAEDRIAHMRAMILASNEKDRRRALKKLLPMQRSDFIGVFRAMDGFPVTIRLLDPPLHEFLPRREDLMVEIAKLELSKPRSPKLRELGNLLRRVEELHELNPMLGHRGCRLGITYPEISEMQARAIFEAAVAVAKEGVKVFPEVMIPLVGLVKEMANQGAIVRRVAEEVFAEKEYRVDYLVGTMIELPRAALAAEGIAKEAEFFSFGTNDLTQTTYGFSRDDVNKILPTYIAEGILKQDPFAVLDREGVGELVRMATERGRKGRAKLKVGICGEHGGEPSSVEFCHQVGLDYVSCSPFRVLTARLAAAQAAAGEKMKAELGRTK; this is encoded by the coding sequence ATGAGCACTCAAACTCTTCCTGAAACGCGGGCGGCGGAGCAGGCTGCCATCAAGTACGTTTACTTCTTCGGCGGGGGCAAGGCCGACGGGCACGGCAAGATGAAAGACGAGCTGGGCGGCAAGGGCGCCGGCCTGGCTGAGATGACGAATGCCGGCTTGCCTGTTCCTCCGGGTTTCACTATCCAGACCGAGGCCTGCCGCGAGTACATGCACACCGGCAAGGCCTCGCCGGAAGTGGACCGGGAGATGAACGAGGCGCTGGCACGTCTGGAGAAGCTGCAGCGTCAGAAGCTGGGAAGCGGCGAAAACCCGCTGCTGGTCAGCGTGCGCTCGGGAGCCAAGTTTTCCATGCCGGGGATGATGGACACCATCCTCAACCTCGGCCTGAACGACCAAAGCGTCGAAGCCCTGGCCCGCCGATCGCAGAACCCGCGCTTCGCTTACGACTCCTATCGCCGCCTGATCCAGATGTTCGGCAACGTGGTGCTGGATATTCCCAAGCATGCCTTCGAAGAAGTGTTCGACACCAAGAAGAAGCAGCGCAAGGCGAAGCTGGATACGGACCTGGACGCCAAGGCGCTCAAGGAAGTGGTGGAGGAATACAAGAAGGTCATCGTCAAGCACACCAAGCGCGAATTCCCGCAGGATCCGCAGGAACAACTGGTGATGGCGCGCGACGCGGTCTTCCGCTCCTGGGGCAATCCACGCGCCGGGCACTATCGCCGCATCAATAACATCTCCGACGAACTGGGCACTGCGGTGAACGTGCAGTGCATGGTGTTCGGCAACCTGGGCGAGAGCAGCGGCACGGGCGTGGGCTTCACGCGCAATCCGGCTACCGGCGCGAAAGAGTTCTACGGCGAGTTCCTGATGAACGCCCAGGGCGAAGACGTGGTGGCCGGCATCCGTACGCCCATCCACATCTCAGAACTGAAGAAGATACTTCCCGAGGTTTACGACCAGCTCCGCGAGATCACCAACCGCCTGGAGAAGCACTACCGCGACGTACAGGACTTCGAGTTCACCATCCAGGATGGCCGCCTCTACATGCTGCAAACGCGGAACGGCAAGCGCACCGGGATCGCCGCCGTTCGAGTTGCTATCGATATGGTGAAAGAGGGTTTGATCACGAAGGAAGAAGCCATTTTCCGGGTCGATCCCAACCAGCTCTACGACTTCCTGGTGCCGCGCCTGGATGAGTCTAAGGAAGAGGTCGATGTGCTGGCGGTCGGCCTGCCGGCGTCGCCGGGAGCCGCGGTCGGCCAGATCGTGTTCACCGCCGATGAAGCGGTGGAGAAGGCCGGTCACGGCAAGAAGAACCCGGTGATTCTGGTGCGTTCGGAAACCACGCCTGAGGATATTCACGGCATGGAAGTGGCGGTGGCCATTCTCACCTCGCGCGGCGGCATGACCAGCCACGCGGCGGTGGTCACGCGCGGCATGGGGAAGCCTTGCGTAGCGGGCGCCGGGGAGATCGAGGTGAACGAGAAGCAGCGCGAGATGCGGGTGAAAGGCCAGGTGTTCCGGGAAGGCGACTGGATCTCGCTCGACGGCACCACCGGCCGCGTGCTCAAAGGCAAGCTGCCCACGGTGCCGGCTACGCCCGACGATCCTGACCTGCAGACGATGCTCAACTGGGCGGAACCCTTCCGCAGACTGCGGGTGCGCGCCAACGCCGATATTCCACGCGACGCCATCCAAGCGCGGGCATTCGGCGCGGAGGGCATCGGGCTGTGCCGCACCGAGCACATGTTCTTCGCCGAGGACCGTATCGCGCACATGCGGGCCATGATCCTGGCCTCGAACGAAAAGGACCGTCGCCGGGCGCTGAAGAAGCTGCTGCCCATGCAACGCTCGGACTTCATCGGCGTGTTCCGCGCGATGGACGGCTTCCCGGTAACCATCCGGCTGCTCGATCCGCCGCTGCACGAATTCCTGCCGCGTCGCGAAGATCTCATGGTGGAGATCGCCAAGCTGGAGCTGAGCAAGCCGCGCTCGCCCAAATTGCGCGAACTGGGCAACCTGCTGCGGCGCGTGGAGGAGCTCCACGAGCTGAACCCCATGCTGGGACATCGAGGCTGCCGACTGGGCATCACTTATCCGGAGATCTCGGAGATGCAGGCTCGTGCCATCTTTGAAGCCGCGGTCGCTGTGGCCAAGGAGGGCGTGAAGGTCTTTCCCGAGGTGATGATCCCGCTGGTGGGCCTGGTGAAGGAGATGGCCAACCAGGGAGCGATCGTGCGCCGCGTAGCGGAGGAGGTCTTCGCCGAAAAGGAATATCGCGTGGACTACCTGGTGGGCACCATGATCGAGCTGCCGCGCGCCGCACTGGCGGCAGAGGGGATCGCCAAGGAGGCGGAGTTTTTCTCCTTCGGCACCAACGACCTGACGCAGACCACGTACGGTTTCTCGCGCGACGACGTGAACAAGATCCTTCCGACTTACATCGCCGAGGGCATCCTGAAGCAGGATCCGTTCGCGGTTCTGGACCGCGAAGGTGTGGGGGAACTGGTGCGCATGGCCACGGAACGCGGCCGCAAAGGGCGGGCCAAACTCAAGGTGGGGATCTGCGGCGAGCATGGAGGCGAGCCCTCGTCGGTGGAGTTCTGCCACCAGGTGGGGCTGGACTACGTTTCCTGTTCGCCGTTCCGCGTGCTGACCGCACGCCTGGCCGCTGCCCAGGCCGCTGCCGGGGAAAAAATGAAGGCGGAGCTCGGCCGAACAAAATAG
- a CDS encoding glycine--tRNA ligase subunit alpha, which produces MTGPAKNPLSFQDLILALSKFWADRGCVLQQPYDVEVGAGTMAPETFLRVLGPKPYNVAYVQPSRRPADGRYGDNPNRLYKHTQLQVILKPPPANIQEMYLESLGAIGIDLRQHDIKFEEDNWESPTLGAWGIGWQVMLDGLEITQFTYFQQCGGQDLDPISVELTYGLERIAAFLQDVDSVYDIVWSPGVTYRDVRHAEEVQFSVYNFDRAEVEKTWQHLRLFEAECHALLEAYAALKRSAADGQPSPEAERFPVLAAFDLCLKCSHLFNILDARGAISVTERVGVIARIRALAVGVARAYGDQQGWEKLAVEKGKTEKKRAKEKAKA; this is translated from the coding sequence GTGACCGGACCCGCGAAAAATCCGCTGAGCTTCCAGGACCTGATTCTCGCCCTGTCGAAGTTCTGGGCCGACCGGGGATGCGTTCTGCAGCAACCGTATGACGTTGAGGTGGGCGCCGGGACGATGGCGCCGGAGACGTTTTTGCGGGTGCTGGGGCCGAAGCCTTACAACGTCGCCTACGTGCAGCCTTCCCGGCGGCCGGCGGACGGGCGCTACGGCGACAATCCCAACCGGCTGTACAAGCACACGCAACTGCAGGTGATCCTCAAGCCGCCGCCTGCGAACATCCAGGAGATGTACCTGGAGTCGCTGGGAGCCATCGGCATCGATCTGCGGCAGCATGACATCAAGTTCGAGGAAGACAATTGGGAGTCGCCGACGCTGGGCGCGTGGGGCATCGGGTGGCAGGTGATGCTCGACGGTCTGGAGATCACCCAGTTCACGTACTTTCAGCAGTGCGGCGGCCAGGACCTGGATCCGATCTCGGTCGAGCTGACGTACGGGTTGGAGCGCATCGCGGCATTCTTGCAGGACGTGGATAGCGTTTATGACATCGTGTGGTCGCCAGGCGTGACGTATCGAGATGTGCGGCATGCGGAAGAAGTCCAGTTTTCGGTGTACAACTTCGACCGCGCGGAGGTGGAGAAGACCTGGCAACACCTGCGGCTCTTCGAAGCGGAGTGCCACGCGCTGCTCGAGGCCTATGCCGCGCTGAAACGCAGCGCGGCCGACGGGCAGCCCTCGCCAGAGGCGGAACGTTTTCCGGTGCTGGCTGCCTTCGATCTGTGCCTGAAGTGCTCGCACCTTTTCAACATCCTCGATGCGCGCGGGGCGATTTCGGTTACCGAGCGCGTGGGTGTGATTGCCCGCATACGGGCGCTGGCAGTGGGCGTGGCGCGGGCGTACGGCGATCAGCAGGGTTGGGAGAAGCTGGCGGTCGAGAAAGGGAAGACGGAGAAGAAGCGGGCGAAAGAGAAGGCCAAGGCGTGA